Proteins encoded within one genomic window of Melospiza georgiana isolate bMelGeo1 chromosome 24, bMelGeo1.pri, whole genome shotgun sequence:
- the CSF3R gene encoding granulocyte colony-stimulating factor receptor encodes MARRGAGTPFLLQLSLLLLLRLGGTLGCASVTVSPPVVPLGSAVAASCTIRRELCQGLEQGRVRISWMLDNKPVAGSQRQGPGGTEVSNLTLPRFNHTQARLFCCVEWNGTKQRVGMAEIRAGYPPAKPLNLSCVLNLDDYGLTCQWQQGTNSHLPTSFVLKCTGSRAQAVTGCTPRGGHSHCTVPRQLLQLYRQMEIWVSATNALGTAESEHLLIDPMDVAKLDPPSLQSIQSIPFQTDCIALAWDVARGTQHMELQCELRYRAPEDPAWALASGIGGRAGTAQRCGFLFGTQYSFQMRCRRSSASALGSWSEWSPSRNYTTHEKAPTGKLDAWWGAQPAGAGGRLEVQLRWKAPRQREANGRVLGYRVTLSPSRRGRDPPTVCNTTRTQCNFSVPAGTSRVRLSAYNAAGESAPTEVTLLERTGQPLSGLRAVPGGERSLWVHWEAPLAPVTAYVLEWQRVAAEPGHCSGCWQMERDGAATTALIQDGIEPFQRYNISVYPLYEGTVGVPAHTTAYSLQKAPSHAPKLHLKRIRKSEAELCWEPLPVEEQNGFITSYTIFWASSITSMASATVSPSLSSFAIRGLKPSTLYKVHIMASTAAGSTNGTSLTLVTTVLDDSELQFLFLSLGLLFVGLMVLLICFQKNERMKEQLWPSVPDPANSSLGKWVPAALPQEPLQSLAAREPGPAAISTVTVLEGEPGKQPGKEPPALSAAPPALPRPYVRQEGPGEPVQYARVGAAGYRGQRLLPEPAPRFYENLRGRGDGGGGGGEWAFPEEPPATFPLLQGLRIGGAEELHECRAD; translated from the exons ATGGCCAGGCGCGGGGCTGGGacacccttcctgctgcagctctccctgctcctgctgctccggCTGGGCG ggacactgggctgcGCCTCGGTGACTGTGAGCCCCCCCGTTgtgcccctgggctctgctgtcgCGGCATCCTGCACCATCCggagggagctgtgccagggcttggagcagggcagggtccGGATCAGCTGGATGCTGGACAAcaagcctgtggctgggagccaGCGCCAGGGCCCGGGGGGCACAGAGGTGTCCAACCTCACCCTGCCCCGCTTCAACCACACCCAGGCCAGGCTGTTCTGCTGTGTGGAGTGGAATGGGACCAAGCAGCGCGTTGGCATGGCCGAGATCAGGGCGGGCT ATCCTCCTGCGAAGCCCCTCAACCTCAGCTGTGTCCTGAACCTCGATGACTACGGGCTGACGTGCCAATGGCAGCAGGGAACCAACAGCCACCTCCCCACCAGCTTCGTGCTGAAATGCACGGG gagcagagcccaggcagtgACGGGCTGCACCCCGCGAGGAGGGCACAGCCACTGCACGGTGCCAcgccagctgctgcagctgtacCGGCAGATGGAGATCTGGGTGTCTGCCACCAACGCCCTGGGCACCGCCGAGTCCGAGCACCTCCTCATCGACCCCATGGACGTGG ccaAGCTGGACCCCCCAAGCCTGCAGAGCATCCAGTCCATCCCCTTCCAGACCGACTGCATTGCCCTGGCCTGGGATGTGGCGCGGGGCACACAGCACATGGAGCTGCAGTGTGAGCTGCGCTACCGGGCCCCCGAGGACCCTGCCTGGGCCCTG GCCAGTGGCATCGGCGGCCGGGCGGGCACGGCGCAGCGCTGCGGTTTCCTGTTCGGCACGCAGTACAGCTTCCAGATGCGCTGCCGGCGCAGCTCAGCCTCGGCACTGGGCTCGTGGAGCGAGTGGAGCCCCAGCAGGAACTACACCACCCACGAGAAAG CCCCCACAGGGAAGCTGGACGCGTGGTGGGGGGCTCAGCCAGCTGGGGCCGGGGGGCGGCTGGAGGTGCAGCTGCGCTGGAag GCCCCACGGCAGCGGGAGGCCAACGGGCGAGTGCTGGGCTACCGTGTGACCCTGAGCCCCTCGAGGAGGGGCAGGGACCCCCCCACTGTCTGCAACACCACCCGCACCCAGTGCAACTTCTCGGTGCCCGCGGGCACCAGCCGCGTCCGTCTGTCAGCCTACAACGCCGCGGGCGAGTCGGCACCGACCGAGGTGACCCTGCTGGAGAGGACAG GGCAGCCCCTGTCCGGGCTCCGGGCCGTGCCCGGGGGTGAGCGCAGCCTCTGGGTGCACTGGGAGGCACCACTGGCCCCGGTGACCGCCTATGTCCTGGAGTGGCAGCgggtggcagcagagcctgggcactgcagcgGGTGCTGGCAGATGGAGCGTGATGGGGCAGCCACCACAGCCCTTATCCAGG ATGGCATCGAGCCTTTCCAGCGCTACAACATCTCAGTGTACCCTCTGTACGAGGGCACTGTCGGGGTGCCCGCCCACACCACAGCCTACTCCCTGCAGAAAG CACCATCCCACGCCCCCAAGCTGCACCTGAAGAGGATCAGGAAGTcagaggctgagctgtgctgggagccgCTGCCAGTGGAGGAGCAGAACGGGTTCATCACCAGCTACACCATCTTCTGGGCCAGCAGCATCACCAGCATGGCCA gtgccaccgtgagcccttccctcagctcctttGCCATCCGGGGGCTGAAGCCATCGACCCTGTACAAGGTGCACATCATGGCATCCACggctgctggcagcaccaaCGGCACCAGCCTGACCCTGGTGACCACGGTTCTGG ATGACAGCGAGCTCCAGTTCCTCTtcctgagcctggggctgctctttgTCGGGCTCATGGTGTTGCTCATCTGCTTCCAGAAGAACGAGCG gatgaaggagcagctctggcccaGCGTCCCCGACCCTGCCAACAGCAGCCTGGGCAAgtgggtgccagcagcactgccacag GAGCCGCTCCAGAGCCTCGCCGCGAGGGAGCCGGGCCCGGCCGCCATCTCCACGGTCACCGTGCTGGAAGGGGAACCGGGCAAGCAGCCGGGGAAGGAGCCCCCCGCTCTGTCCGCCGCtcccccggcgctgccccggccctACGTGCGGCAGGAGGGCCCCGGGGAGCCGGTGCAGTACGCGCGGGTGGGCGCCGCGGGGTACCGGGGGCAGCGGCTGCTCCCCGAGCCCGCTCCCCGCTTCTACGAGAACCTGCGGGGCCGCGgggacggcggcggcggcggcggggaatGGGCGTTCCCGGAGGAGCCCCCCGCCACCTTCCcgctgctgcaggggctccGCATCGGCGGCGCCGAGGAGCTGCACGAGTGCCGGGCGGATTAG
- the MRPS15 gene encoding 28S ribosomal protein S15, mitochondrial, which translates to MLKKDYANLPIMNSVDDVVKRLLSLEMASQREKLKVKTQQLVEKVRRSPHDNGSFEVQVAILTAKIRTLEEHLQRHPKDKRNRRFMLMGLDRRRKMLGYLRRVNYSTFENTCKELGIQYSPPQPYSRHLTKRWMVKKAFCIKVFQEKQKLQAAERLKKRRKWQARAKAAREQQEKQVQEKQAQEGTPV; encoded by the exons ATGCTGAAGAAGGATTATGCCAATCTCCCCATCATGAACAG CGTGGATGATGTGGTGAAAcgcctgctgtccctggagaTGGCAAGTCAG AGGGAGAAGTTGAAGGTGAAGACACAGCAGCTGGTGGAGAAGGTCAGGAGGTCTCCCCATGACAATGGCTCCTTTGAAGTGCAAG TTGCTATTTTGACTGCCAAGATCCGCACGCTCGAGGAGCATCTCCAGAGGCACCCCAAG GACAAAAGGAACCGCAGGTTCATGCTGATGGGTctggacaggaggaggaagatgctGGGCTACCTGCGCCGGGTCAACTACAGCACCTTTGAGAACACCTGCAAGGAGCTGGGCATCCAGTACAGCCCCCCCCAGCCCTACAGCCGCCACCTCACCAAGCGCTGGATGGTCAAGAAGGCTTTTTGCATCAAG GTGTTCCAGGAGAAGCAGAAGCTGCAAGCAGCTGAGAGActgaagaagaggagaaagTGGCAGGCAAGAGCAAAAGCTGCACGGgaacagcaggagaagcaggtgcaggagaagcaggcacaggaggggacacctgtgtag